In Plasmodium malariae genome assembly, chromosome: 11, the following proteins share a genomic window:
- the NAPRT gene encoding nicotinate phosphoribosyltransferase, putative: MKYQGANNDKFSALNEKSQVKGSCGSNGEYNGEVLGADLNLIDNIKIDKDKNSLNIYDVEITENDLRQLFILKKYGINEFKSSNNNTGFGSSKMCTNETEEKKNIQRKYNKLNYAKEDTYSSDKLKMVSLANCTNFLIENRINKDIDILHSNTVNALFMDFYHLVMAYTFFRQNKHEKKSTFEIYFRKCPFNGEFAILGGVYDVIKHINSFRFAKVQLEFVKKKMCHYEDIDKFINYLQNLSGRDVVIYCMEEGSIVFANEPIMVVEGPMLICQILESAILNLLNYPTLIATSSMKYKISINYKTLAEFGCRRAQGPDGALSGTRYSAVGCDFTSNVYASFLYDIPIIGTMSHSFISSFQNGEELYSKYLDNHDFLSIINKNKEIVHKLYNCEFAKESELISFIAFAQINPKIFICLIDTYDTLKSGIFNFLIVALSLHEINYKPIGIRIDSGDLRYLTNECKKIFIDISQKLNVPFQDLKICISNDINEKLIKHLHEEDHHIDIFAIGTNLITCQSQPSLGLVYKLVQINNHPCFKMTNENNKSNLPYRKKVYRLYTDDNFASLDFVQHFDEQPPVENQKISCISILDNNKPSFIIPKKVEQKLLLTWDHGKLLTELKTVQELKNYTLGELTKFKKQHLSTNNPVPYNVLFSNNYYELYKNLLLKNSFSTAST, encoded by the coding sequence atgaaatatcaAGGAGCTAACAATGACAAATTTTCTGCTCTAAATGAAAAATCGCAAGTCAAGGGGAGCTGTGGATCAAATGGGGAATATAATGGAGAGGTCTTAGGTGCTGATTTGAATTTAATTGATAATATCAAAATTGATAAGGATAAAAATTcgcttaatatatatgatgtaGAAATTACAGAAAATGACTTACGGcagctttttattttaaaaaaatatggaattaatgaatttaaaagtagtaataacaatactGGTTTTGGATCATCAAAAATGTGTACAAACGAAACGgaagagaagaaaaatatacaaaggaaatataataaattaaattatgcGAAGGAGGATACGTACTCATCGGATAAACTAAAAATGGTCTCATTAGCTAATTGCAcgaattttttaatagagaacagaataaataaagatatagatatactACATAGTAACACAGTGAATGCACTGTTTATggatttttatcatttagtAATGGCCTATACATTTTTTAGACAAAATAAGcatgaaaaaaaatccacttttgaaatttattttagaaaatgTCCATTTAATGGAGAATTTGCTATATTAGGAGGAGTATATGATGTTATAAAACACATTAATAGTTTTCGCTTTGCTAAAGTACAATTagaatttgttaaaaaaaaaatgtgtcaTTATGAAGATATTGACAAgttcataaattatttacaaaatttaagTGGACGAGATGTAGTTATTTATTGTATGGAGGAAGGATCTATAGTATTTGCAAATGAACCTATAATGGTTGTAGAAGGTCCAATGCTGATATGTCAAATATTAGAAAGTGCaattcttaatttattaaattatccAACATTAATAGCTACAAGTagtatgaaatataaaatttccataaattataaaactcTAGCTGAGTTTGGTTGCAGAAGAGCACAAGGTCCTGATGGTGCATTAAGTGGTACAAGGTACTCAGCTGTTGGATGTGATTTTACTTCAAATGTTTATGCATCctttttatatgatattCCTATAATTGGTACTATGTCACACTCCTTTATATCGTCTTTTCAAAATGGAGAAGAATtatatagtaaatatttaGATAATCATGACTTTTTaagtattataaataaaaataaagaaattgtTCACAAGTTATATAACTGTGAATTCGCAAAAGAGAGCGAattaatatcttttataGCATTTGCACAAATTAAtcctaaaatttttatttgtttaattgaTACATATGATACCTTAAAATCAggaatttttaactttttaattGTAGCTTTATCATTACATGAAATCAATTATAAACCTATTGGAATAAGAATTGATTCAGGGGATTTAAGGTATTTAACAAATGAgtgcaaaaaaatatttattgatatatctcaaaaattaaatgtccCTTTTCAAGacttaaaaatttgtattagtaatgatattaatgaaaaactaATAAAGCACTTACATGAAGAAGATCATCATATTGACATATTTGCAATCGGAACAAATTTAATTACATGTCAATCGCAACCATCCTTAGGTCTTGTTTATAAACTAGTTCAAATTAATAATCATCCCTGTTTTAAAATGACTAATGAAAATAACAAATCAAATTTACcttatagaaaaaaagtatatagaTTATATACCGATGATAATTTTGCTTCTCTTGATTTTGTGCAACATTTTGATGAACAACCACCAGTtgaaaatcaaaaaatatcTTGTATTAGTATTCTAGATAATAATAAGCCATCATTTATTATACCCAAAAAAGTAGAACAAAAGTTATTACTTACCTGGGACCATGGAAAACTTTTAACTGAACTCAAAACTGTACAAGaattaaagaattatacACTAGGTGAATTAACGAAATTTAAAAAGCAGCACCTTTCTACGAATAACCCCGTTCCATATAATGTTCTCTTCTCTAATAACTACTATGaattgtataaaaatttacttttaaaaaattcttttagcACTGCTTCAACGTAG
- the PmUG01_11034600 gene encoding N-acetyltransferase, putative — MELISKMKDSKERNKPVIDNYEIFKESYLDVLNKKKVLYKYVFLFNNYKFKFKIVSTYYEYLIICNSMLRDVTTCNLFFGPLIFFEMLGKSFYYPYILYIYDNDNPYTFQSIDFNKMKFEKSSIMDIDNIIRKGKEKNKRYMKKSIKNFNDSQKIILNENDLCTQLKNYNLENKNIVGYTEIYLLFHMARCFDSRIERLVVHKEYRNKSFGMLIMYICIYVLKYLYQCNRCDLNVENDIALKIYKKLKFLNVQTQVYRLHLHCNYNFLPKNASIENDRENIQIFMENIIQ; from the coding sequence ATGGAActtatttcaaaaatgaaaGATAGTAAAGAAAGGAATAAACCTGTAATAGATAATTACGAAATCTTTAAAGAATCATATTTAGAtgtgttaaataaaaaaaaagtattatataaatatgtttttcttttcaataattataaattcaaatttaaaattgtatCTACTTATTATGAATACTTAATTATATGCAATAGCATGTTAAGAGATGTTACAACatgcaatttattttttggcCCCTTAATATTCTTTGAAATGTTAGGAAAATCTTTCTATTatccttatatattatatatatatgataatgataatcCTTATACTTTTCAATCAATcgattttaataaaatgaaatttgaAAAATCGTCTATTATGGATATCGacaatataataagaaaaggcaaagaaaaaaataagagatatatgaaaaaaagtatcaaaaattttaatgatagccaaaaaataatattgaatGAAAACGATTTGTGTAcccaattaaaaaattataatttggaaaataaaaatattgtaggttatacagaaatatatttactatttcATATGGCCAGATGTTTTGATTCAAGAATTGAAAGACTCGTAGTACATAAGGAATATCGAAATAAATCTTTTGGTATgctaattatgtatatatgtatatatgtactaaaatatttataccaATGTAATAGATGTGATTTAAATGTAGAGAATGATATAGCTttgaaaatttacaaaaaattgaaatttttaaatgttcaaACTCAAGTATACAGGTTGCATTTACACTgcaattataattttctaccAAAAAATGCTTCTATAGAAAACGACAGGGAGAATATACAGATATTTATGGAAAacataatacaataa
- the PmUG01_11034400 gene encoding DnaJ protein, putative: MIKSRIYFTLVILVILKSFKINKKWEIFINAWYTHEEVDDDYNHTKLYDVLSVDKYASTEEIKKAYRKLSKKYHPDKATDKNSNNRFNEIVEAYEILSDEEKRKVYDHHGLQAAKNVERNKMDEDPTDHFNVYESFFGGAGFKRDEIKKAESLTLYVEMNLEQLYNGEFFSVVYTRDVNCLRIDDCIVKKKECSGKGYKTITQQVAPGFIMQNKMRDDNCIDRGKAWNENCAYCPNGMKEEKTIELTLEIEKGMKTNDKIVFEKKGKQEFGQEHGDIIFIIETKKHKIYERKNNDLHQFYEISLKDALVGFSKHIDHISGAPIHINKQTVTSHNEILKVQNKGMPIKNSNKFGDLYIKFLVQFPKNLTEEQKKVISELL, from the coding sequence ATGATTAAGAGCAGGATTTACTTCACTCTAGTAATTTTAGTCATTTtaaaatcatttaaaataaataaaaaatgggaaatatttattaatgcaTGGTATACACATGAAGAAGTAGATGATGATTATAATCATACAAAGTTGTATGATGTGCTAAGTGTTGACAAATATGCAAGTactgaagaaataaaaaaggctTATAGAAAATTATCGAAAAAATATCATCCAGATAAAGCAACagataaaaattcaaataatcGTTTTAATGAAATTGTAGAAGCTTATGAAATATTAAGTGACgaagaaaagagaaaagtGTATGACCATCACGGATTACAAGCCGCCAAAAATGtagaaagaaataaaatggatGAAGATCCAACAGATCATTTTAATGTCTATGAAAGTTTTTTTGGTGGTGCTGGTTTTAAAAGagatgaaattaaaaaagcaGAAAGTTTAACATTATATGTTGAAATGAATTTAGAACAGCTGTACAATGGGgaatttttttctgttgTGTATACAAGAGATGTCAACTGCTTAAGAATTGATGACTGtattgtgaaaaaaaaagaatgtagTGGTAAAGGGTATAAAACAATTACACAACAAGTTGCCCCAGGTTTTAttatgcaaaataaaatgagaGATGATAACTGTATTGATAGGGGTAAAGCATGGAATGAAAATTGTGCTTATTGTCCAAATGGTatgaaagaagaaaaaactaTTGAACTCACCTTAGAAATTGAAAAAGGAATGAAAACTAATGATAAGAtagtttttgaaaaaaaagggaagcAAGAATTTGGTCAAGAACATGgagatataatttttataattgaaacaaaaaaacataaaatatatgaaagaaaaaataatgatttacatcaattttatgaaatatcCTTAAAAGATGCTTTAGTTGGATTTTCTAAACATATTGATCATATTAGTGGGGCACCTATTCATATAAACAAGCAAACGGTAACATCTCATAATGAAATTCTTAAAGTACAAAATAAAGGTATGCCTATTAAAAACTCAAATAAATTTGGAgatctttatataaaatttttggtGCAATTTCCCAAAAATTTGAcagaagaacaaaaaaaggtTATTTCAGAATTGCTATAA